A single genomic interval of Candidatus Binatia bacterium harbors:
- a CDS encoding penicillin-binding protein — protein sequence MRSRNRFSSSLALIGVLCACGGVTLIGRMYQLQVVRGDHYRALSESTKCKDTIEIAYRGPIVDRNGVVLATTTSAAKVSRGGGYHYEPTHAGILAPLLKVDRASLDARLAKGGESFTWLSRGVDQDVSTAIQNLRIPGIEIHQSQERSYPQGSTAAHVIGFTGADADGLEGVEQRFDKEIKGSSVKVHVCRDVTGRAFLSDSEDTGLNRGGTAYLTIDATLQSIVEAELSKQVKKTQAVAGAAVMLDPKTGEILALANVPTYDPNDVDDSPIEARRDRVVTDLFEPGSTMKPFVVSSALELGLVKPEDKFFCENGNLFVPGWPKPIRDHHPYGWLDVASIIRVSSNIGAAKIGWQLGPQREYQMLNAFGFDRPSHVELPGERRGMVLPPDKWKQLNTTTISFGQGISVTPIQLATAYATLANDGVRMQPHIIRKITDQYGQVTRDFPLEEERRVVSVDVAREMRHMLAAVVSKDGTAAAAAVDGVPAAGKTGTAQKAENGHYSDTRWLATFAGFLPVENPRVVIVVMIDEPRGVHFGGLVSAPVFKAIAESSLDYLGIERELPPPSSKELDKLFEGSDEPDLQEAAVDPESVPAATASGAMPDLRGLPLRAAMRALASCDCDVKVEGHGFVVSHQPAPGSTLGPQSSVSLKLAATL from the coding sequence ATGCGAAGCCGTAATCGATTCAGTTCCAGCCTGGCGCTGATCGGCGTCCTCTGCGCGTGCGGCGGCGTGACGCTGATCGGCCGCATGTACCAGCTCCAGGTCGTGCGCGGCGACCACTACCGCGCGCTTTCCGAGAGCACCAAATGCAAGGACACGATCGAGATCGCCTACCGCGGTCCCATCGTCGACCGCAACGGCGTCGTGCTGGCGACCACGACGTCGGCCGCCAAGGTCTCGCGCGGCGGCGGCTACCATTACGAGCCGACGCACGCCGGCATCCTGGCTCCGCTGCTCAAGGTCGATCGTGCTTCGCTCGATGCCCGGCTGGCCAAGGGCGGCGAGTCGTTCACGTGGCTGTCGCGCGGCGTCGACCAGGACGTTTCCACCGCGATCCAGAACCTTCGCATCCCCGGCATCGAGATCCACCAGAGCCAGGAACGCAGTTATCCGCAGGGATCGACGGCAGCGCACGTCATCGGTTTCACCGGAGCCGACGCCGACGGCCTCGAGGGCGTCGAGCAGCGCTTCGACAAGGAGATCAAGGGATCGTCGGTCAAGGTGCACGTCTGCCGCGACGTCACCGGCCGCGCGTTCCTCAGCGACAGTGAAGACACCGGGCTCAACCGCGGCGGCACGGCGTACCTGACGATCGACGCGACGCTGCAGAGCATCGTCGAGGCCGAGCTGTCGAAACAGGTGAAGAAAACGCAGGCCGTGGCCGGCGCCGCGGTGATGCTGGACCCGAAGACCGGCGAGATCCTCGCGCTGGCCAACGTCCCGACCTACGACCCGAACGACGTCGACGACAGCCCGATCGAAGCACGCCGCGACCGCGTCGTCACCGATCTGTTCGAGCCCGGCTCGACGATGAAACCGTTCGTCGTCTCCTCGGCGCTCGAGCTCGGCCTGGTCAAGCCCGAAGACAAGTTCTTCTGCGAGAACGGAAACCTCTTCGTCCCCGGCTGGCCCAAGCCGATCCGCGACCACCATCCTTACGGCTGGCTCGACGTCGCGAGCATCATCCGCGTCTCGAGCAACATCGGCGCGGCCAAGATCGGCTGGCAGCTCGGCCCCCAGCGCGAGTACCAGATGCTGAACGCGTTCGGTTTCGATCGCCCGAGCCACGTCGAGCTACCGGGCGAAAGGCGCGGCATGGTGCTGCCGCCCGACAAGTGGAAGCAGCTCAACACGACGACGATCAGTTTCGGGCAGGGCATCAGCGTCACGCCGATCCAGCTCGCGACCGCGTACGCGACGCTGGCCAACGACGGCGTGCGCATGCAGCCGCACATCATCCGCAAGATCACCGACCAGTACGGCCAGGTCACGCGCGATTTTCCGCTCGAAGAAGAACGCCGCGTCGTCAGCGTCGACGTTGCGCGCGAGATGCGCCACATGCTCGCAGCGGTCGTCAGCAAGGACGGCACCGCGGCGGCCGCGGCCGTCGACGGCGTGCCGGCAGCCGGCAAGACCGGAACTGCGCAGAAAGCCGAGAACGGCCACTACAGCGATACCCGCTGGCTCGCGACGTTCGCCGGCTTCCTTCCGGTCGAGAATCCGCGCGTCGTGATCGTCGTGATGATCGACGAGCCGCGCGGCGTGCACTTCGGCGGCCTGGTCTCGGCGCCGGTCTTCAAGGCGATCGCCGAATCCAGCCTCGACTACCTCGGCATCGAGCGCGAGCTGCCGCCGCCGTCGTCGAAGGAGCTCGACAAGCTGTTCGAAGGCAGCGACGAGCCCGACCTCCAGGAGGCGGCCGTCGATCCGGAGTCGGTGCCGGCGGCGACTGCTTCGGGCGCGATGCCGGACCTTCGCGGCCTGCCGCTGCGGGCAGCGATGCGCGCGCTGGCCTCCTGCGACTGCGACGTCAAGGTCGAAGGGCACGGCTTCGTCGTTTCGCACCAGCCGGCGCCCGGCAGCACGCTCGGCCCCCAGAGCTCGGTTTCCCTCAAGCTGGCCGCGACGCTCTGA
- the rsmH gene encoding 16S rRNA (cytosine(1402)-N(4))-methyltransferase RsmH, whose amino-acid sequence MAARDSRNSQAPRHDESASAHSEPDSTTRDRLGGHVPVMAAEIVEAIRPRSGRRFVDATVGEGGMAELVLEASSPGGELIGIDWDDAALELSRRRLASFGSRVRLVRDSFANLRVVLADAGWGEGADGIIVDLGVSTLQLGRNERGFSFQADAPLDMRMDRRLPETAADLVATLPERELADVLFRYGEEHASRRIAARIVRRRAEHPVATTRDLRDAVISAGVRTRPGIDPATKTFQALRIAVNRELEQIEALLDKGWELLRPGGRLAILSYHSLEDRIVKRAFATWSADCLCPPRQPVCNCGWSAKVRRVTRSKQKPTEEEKQRNPRARSAGLRVVERLAA is encoded by the coding sequence GTGGCTGCCCGCGATTCCCGTAACTCCCAGGCGCCGCGCCACGACGAAAGCGCCTCTGCGCATTCTGAACCCGACTCGACCACGCGCGACCGTCTCGGCGGTCACGTCCCGGTGATGGCCGCCGAAATCGTCGAAGCGATCCGCCCGCGCAGCGGCCGACGTTTCGTCGATGCCACCGTCGGTGAAGGCGGCATGGCAGAGCTGGTGCTCGAGGCCTCTTCGCCCGGCGGTGAGCTGATCGGCATCGACTGGGACGATGCAGCGCTCGAGCTTTCGCGCCGGCGCCTTGCTTCCTTCGGATCGCGCGTTCGGCTGGTGCGCGACTCGTTCGCGAACCTTCGCGTGGTGCTGGCCGATGCAGGCTGGGGCGAGGGCGCCGACGGCATCATCGTCGATCTCGGCGTTTCCACGCTGCAGCTCGGCCGCAACGAGCGCGGCTTCTCGTTCCAGGCCGACGCGCCGCTGGACATGCGCATGGACCGGCGCCTGCCCGAGACGGCCGCCGACCTCGTCGCGACGCTTCCCGAACGGGAGCTGGCCGATGTGCTGTTCCGCTACGGCGAAGAGCACGCGTCGCGAAGGATTGCCGCGCGGATCGTGAGGCGTCGCGCCGAGCACCCGGTAGCCACGACGCGCGATCTTCGCGATGCGGTGATCTCCGCCGGCGTTCGCACCAGGCCCGGCATCGATCCGGCGACGAAGACGTTCCAGGCGCTTCGCATCGCCGTCAACCGCGAGCTCGAGCAGATCGAGGCGCTCCTCGACAAGGGATGGGAGCTGCTGAGGCCCGGAGGACGGCTTGCGATCCTCAGCTATCACTCCCTCGAAGACCGCATCGTCAAGCGTGCGTTCGCGACGTGGTCGGCCGACTGCCTGTGCCCGCCGCGCCAGCCGGTGTGCAACTGCGGCTGGTCTGCGAAAGTGCGCCGCGTGACGCGTTCGAAACAGAAGCCGACCGAAGAAGAAAAACAACGCAACCCGCGCGCTCGCAGTGCGGGATTGCGCGTCGTAGAGAGGCTCGCCGCATGA
- the mraZ gene encoding division/cell wall cluster transcriptional repressor MraZ, whose translation MFRGTFFHSLDDKARIAVPRKFREQLPNGPEEPRVVVTISLTQAPRTLDVYPVKEWEKLEDRIRGMAQFQSRTREFKRRYLHPAQELVLDAQGRILLPENLRDAISLEKEAVFTGDLEKFLIWSREAWQQQKEADDSSAADAFDDFDL comes from the coding sequence ATGTTTCGCGGCACATTCTTTCACAGTCTCGATGACAAGGCGCGCATCGCCGTCCCGAGGAAGTTCCGCGAGCAGCTCCCGAACGGGCCCGAGGAGCCCCGCGTCGTCGTCACGATCTCGCTCACCCAGGCTCCGCGCACCCTCGACGTCTACCCGGTGAAGGAATGGGAGAAGCTCGAGGACAGGATCCGCGGCATGGCCCAGTTCCAGAGCCGCACCCGCGAGTTCAAGCGCCGCTACCTTCATCCGGCCCAGGAGCTCGTCCTCGATGCCCAGGGTCGCATCCTCCTGCCCGAGAACCTGCGCGATGCGATCTCGCTCGAGAAGGAAGCCGTCTTTACCGGCGACCTCGAGAAGTTCCTGATCTGGTCGCGGGAGGCGTGGCAGCAGCAGAAGGAAGCCGACGACAGCTCGGCGGCCGACGCCTTCGACGACTTCGATCTCTGA
- a CDS encoding DUF481 domain-containing protein, translating into MASIDRFHRSRLFVVAASAIAAVALAAPAQADHLTAGGITLSGKVTSVTAKGIDFQPEFAKTSMTVPWANVQDVSTDARYQVLYGEDMQAAAAIEGYREGHLVIGGSQIDPKSVVSAVAMEAEAPTFMERTRANFRYWHGGADLGLNLQRATTDNLGFLIALHALRAKGPTRLMFGADYRYANERDPDNAPPRTKRTKDAASGAVRGEYDITKNIFAYASTDLLYDAIQNLSLRAVPKAGAGYVVWQREPKEGLRDFLSVDLGAGWVYQKYIDNQPDLTQPPNPDDDYFTIALGASAAYLLPRGMALDWRFDYLPSVTDFSVYVVRTTAGLTVPLIAPVSARMSIADTYDSNPSANTDKNALLFDTTLSVGW; encoded by the coding sequence ATGGCATCCATTGACCGCTTTCATCGCAGTCGGCTCTTCGTCGTCGCCGCGTCCGCCATCGCCGCCGTCGCGCTGGCCGCGCCGGCGCAAGCCGACCACCTGACGGCAGGCGGCATCACGCTCAGCGGCAAGGTTACTTCCGTCACCGCCAAGGGCATCGACTTCCAGCCGGAGTTCGCCAAGACGTCGATGACGGTGCCGTGGGCGAACGTCCAGGACGTCTCCACCGACGCGCGCTACCAGGTGCTCTACGGCGAGGACATGCAGGCCGCCGCCGCGATCGAAGGGTACCGCGAAGGACACCTGGTGATCGGCGGGTCGCAGATCGATCCCAAGAGCGTCGTCTCGGCAGTGGCGATGGAGGCGGAGGCTCCGACGTTCATGGAGCGCACGCGTGCAAACTTCCGTTACTGGCACGGCGGCGCCGACCTCGGCCTCAACCTGCAGCGCGCGACCACCGACAACCTGGGTTTCCTGATCGCGCTCCACGCGCTGCGCGCCAAAGGCCCCACGCGGTTGATGTTCGGCGCCGACTATCGCTACGCGAACGAGCGCGATCCCGACAACGCTCCGCCGCGCACCAAACGCACCAAAGACGCGGCCTCCGGCGCCGTGCGCGGCGAGTACGACATCACGAAGAACATCTTCGCCTACGCCTCCACCGACCTGCTGTACGACGCGATCCAGAACCTGAGCCTTCGCGCCGTGCCGAAGGCGGGCGCCGGTTACGTCGTGTGGCAGCGCGAGCCCAAGGAAGGTCTGCGCGATTTCCTGTCGGTCGATCTCGGCGCGGGCTGGGTCTACCAGAAGTACATCGACAACCAGCCCGATCTCACCCAGCCGCCGAATCCCGACGACGACTATTTCACGATCGCGCTCGGAGCGTCGGCAGCCTACCTGCTGCCGCGCGGAATGGCGCTGGACTGGCGATTCGACTACCTGCCGTCGGTCACCGACTTCAGCGTCTATGTCGTGCGAACCACCGCGGGGCTCACGGTGCCGCTGATTGCACCGGTCAGCGCACGCATGTCGATTGCCGACACCTACGACAGCAATCCGTCCGCCAACACGGACAAGAACGCGCTGCTTTTCGATACGACGTTGTCGGTCGGCTGGTAG
- a CDS encoding penicillin acylase family protein encodes MNRFLPAVLAGSALACCLASVSSAQVATWRGNGDSGGFLNIVGPGQDGVLNDEETILAEAGTYPPHVMDQLSMYGNLVHAAPGLTEDRISQFFKDASFGVKPGDVDRTYSPTSGVTIIRDKSFGVPHIYGATRYATMFGEGYATAEDRLFLMDLLRHVGRARMAEFLGPSDANLQMDRETLEVAPYQESDLTAQLDKIRTGTPEGAGLAMDLSAYIDGINQYVSEARIDATKRPAEYDALQIVLDDFVPEDVVSIASLVGGIFGKGGGGELLNHCGLKRMAAELGSAATARQVFDDFHFSDDPEAPTTSRTPTPYMQDLGPVDPSANPDIDCSSLQPIDPQGTPVEEMLEDLQDGLGSLMLGAGKMSNAMLISGEHTRDGRPIAVFGPQTGYYMPQLLVEKDVHGPGIDARGVAFAGTDLFVELGRGRNYAWSATSAGGDNIDQFVLKLCEPGGGAATTASMGYLRSGTCEPIETFQHVQITKPSAGGVPGGPQIVYSWRVDRTKYYGPLIARGTLVDGTPIAVASLRSTYQNELGSAVGFSKINDPDVMAAGYPAFRDAMGSSVGYTFNWFYIDASNIAYQHSCLCPKRAQGVDPYLPVWGDGRFDWRGFLSLAEQPSALNPPEGFLTSWNNKQAPGFRANDREFSYGPTYRSRLFDVRVKPLVDAGGAVRTDMIDAMEDAGTCDLRGQDVLPLLLEVLGPLAPVGADPRDQEMHDRLAGWLDHQTHRRDYDGDGQYDDPQSPAIMDAWWPRLSRAIFDTESGHAFDNLALSIDDANRTQHIGSAFQDGSYSIVIKDLRQALGIPVAGSLSRIYCGGGDLQACREVLWQSMSDAAADLETEFGDPTVANWKRQIADEDIRHVAAGVVTVPAIEWVNRPTFQQVVQTGDLDALACYRARTAAGSTPAPAASLAITGPLGATTLGVGEVASVCNAATIDGAAPQNTGAHLACSKARVAPGAALQKPATAMLRSRFGAGEVSLSPASALCVPATVAGETAAGPQNAVECFRAKFTGDIDPRTLVDVSDPAGDRNMRIVSLDSICMPASTPQTAIVDSHSAVACYRASRAPGQDRFSRSDVTVADEIGSTTDTLLRDDRVCVPAGVSFE; translated from the coding sequence ATGAACCGCTTTCTTCCGGCAGTCCTCGCAGGCTCTGCGCTCGCCTGCTGTCTCGCGTCCGTCTCTTCTGCCCAGGTCGCAACCTGGCGCGGCAACGGTGACAGCGGAGGTTTTCTCAACATCGTGGGCCCCGGCCAGGACGGTGTGCTCAACGACGAGGAGACGATCCTGGCCGAGGCGGGCACCTATCCGCCTCACGTGATGGACCAGCTCTCGATGTACGGGAACCTGGTGCACGCTGCGCCCGGACTTACCGAAGACCGCATTTCGCAGTTCTTCAAGGACGCGTCCTTCGGCGTAAAGCCCGGCGACGTCGACCGCACCTACTCGCCGACTTCGGGCGTGACGATCATCCGTGACAAGAGCTTCGGCGTTCCCCACATCTACGGCGCCACGCGCTACGCGACGATGTTCGGCGAAGGTTATGCGACGGCCGAGGATCGGCTGTTCCTGATGGATCTCCTGCGCCACGTCGGGCGCGCGCGCATGGCGGAGTTCCTCGGACCCTCCGATGCCAACCTGCAGATGGATCGCGAGACCCTCGAGGTGGCGCCGTACCAGGAGTCGGACCTGACGGCCCAGCTCGACAAGATCCGCACGGGCACTCCCGAAGGGGCCGGCCTTGCAATGGATCTTTCGGCGTACATCGACGGCATCAACCAGTACGTTTCCGAGGCGCGCATCGACGCGACCAAGCGCCCGGCCGAGTACGATGCGCTGCAGATCGTCCTCGACGATTTCGTACCCGAGGACGTCGTGTCGATCGCGTCGCTGGTCGGCGGAATTTTCGGCAAAGGCGGAGGCGGAGAGCTGCTGAACCATTGCGGCCTCAAGCGCATGGCCGCCGAGCTCGGCAGCGCGGCGACGGCGCGCCAGGTCTTCGATGACTTCCATTTCAGCGACGACCCCGAGGCGCCGACCACTTCGCGCACGCCGACGCCGTACATGCAGGACCTCGGCCCGGTGGACCCGAGCGCGAATCCCGACATCGATTGCTCGTCGCTGCAGCCGATCGATCCGCAGGGAACGCCGGTCGAGGAGATGCTCGAGGACCTGCAGGACGGGCTCGGCAGCCTGATGCTCGGCGCAGGCAAGATGAGCAACGCGATGCTGATCTCCGGCGAGCACACCCGCGACGGAAGGCCGATCGCGGTGTTCGGTCCGCAGACCGGCTACTACATGCCGCAGCTTCTCGTCGAAAAGGACGTGCACGGCCCCGGCATCGACGCGCGCGGCGTCGCCTTTGCCGGTACCGACCTGTTCGTCGAGCTCGGGCGCGGCCGCAACTACGCGTGGTCGGCCACTTCGGCAGGCGGCGACAACATCGACCAGTTCGTGCTCAAGCTTTGCGAGCCCGGCGGCGGCGCTGCGACCACCGCGTCGATGGGCTACCTGCGCAGTGGTACCTGCGAGCCGATCGAGACGTTCCAGCACGTGCAGATCACCAAGCCGTCGGCAGGTGGAGTCCCCGGCGGTCCGCAGATCGTCTACTCGTGGCGAGTCGACCGCACGAAGTATTACGGCCCGCTGATCGCGCGCGGCACGCTCGTCGACGGGACACCGATCGCAGTCGCTTCGCTGCGGTCGACGTACCAGAACGAGCTCGGCTCGGCGGTCGGGTTCTCGAAGATCAACGATCCCGACGTGATGGCCGCGGGCTACCCGGCATTCCGTGATGCGATGGGCAGCAGCGTCGGTTACACGTTCAACTGGTTCTACATCGACGCATCGAACATCGCGTACCAGCATTCGTGCCTTTGCCCGAAGCGTGCGCAGGGCGTCGATCCGTACCTGCCGGTGTGGGGCGACGGACGTTTCGACTGGCGCGGCTTCCTTTCGCTGGCCGAGCAACCTTCCGCGCTCAATCCTCCGGAAGGCTTCCTGACGTCGTGGAACAACAAGCAGGCGCCGGGATTTCGCGCCAACGACCGCGAGTTCTCGTACGGGCCGACGTACCGCAGCCGCCTGTTCGACGTGCGCGTCAAGCCGCTGGTCGATGCCGGCGGTGCGGTGCGCACCGACATGATCGATGCGATGGAAGACGCCGGCACCTGCGATCTTCGCGGCCAGGACGTGCTCCCGCTGCTGCTCGAGGTGCTCGGGCCGCTGGCGCCGGTCGGCGCCGATCCGCGCGACCAGGAGATGCACGACCGCCTGGCCGGCTGGCTCGATCACCAGACGCACCGCCGCGACTACGACGGCGACGGCCAGTACGACGATCCGCAGTCGCCGGCGATCATGGATGCGTGGTGGCCGCGCCTTTCGCGCGCGATCTTCGACACCGAAAGCGGCCACGCGTTCGACAACCTCGCGCTGTCGATCGACGACGCCAATCGCACCCAGCACATCGGCTCGGCGTTCCAGGACGGGAGCTACAGCATCGTGATCAAGGACCTGCGCCAGGCGCTCGGCATTCCGGTGGCGGGCTCGTTGTCGCGCATCTATTGCGGAGGCGGAGACCTGCAGGCGTGCCGCGAAGTGCTGTGGCAGTCGATGTCGGACGCAGCCGCCGACCTCGAAACCGAGTTCGGCGATCCGACCGTCGCGAACTGGAAGCGGCAGATCGCCGACGAAGACATCCGCCACGTCGCAGCCGGCGTCGTCACGGTGCCGGCGATCGAGTGGGTCAACCGACCCACCTTCCAGCAGGTCGTTCAGACCGGCGATCTCGATGCGCTGGCGTGTTACCGCGCGCGAACGGCGGCAGGCAGCACTCCCGCACCGGCGGCGAGTCTCGCGATCACCGGCCCGCTCGGCGCGACCACTCTCGGCGTCGGCGAGGTCGCGAGCGTCTGCAACGCCGCGACGATCGACGGTGCGGCGCCGCAGAACACGGGGGCGCACCTGGCTTGCTCCAAGGCGCGTGTGGCGCCCGGGGCTGCGCTGCAGAAGCCGGCCACCGCGATGCTGCGCAGCCGCTTCGGCGCCGGCGAAGTTTCTCTGTCACCGGCGAGCGCGCTGTGCGTACCTGCGACGGTGGCGGGCGAGACAGCCGCGGGCCCGCAGAACGCGGTCGAGTGTTTCCGCGCGAAATTCACCGGCGACATCGATCCGCGCACGCTCGTCGACGTCTCCGACCCGGCGGGCGATCGCAACATGCGCATCGTTTCTCTCGATTCGATCTGCATGCCGGCTTCGACTCCGCAGACCGCCATTGTCGATTCCCACAGCGCGGTCGCGTGCTATCGCGCGAGCCGTGCGCCGGGCCAGGACCGCTTCTCGCGCTCCGACGTCACGGTTGCCGACGAAATCGGTTCGACGACCGACACGCTGCTGCGCGACGATCGCGTCTGCGTCCCGGCAGGAGTGTCGTTCGAGTAA